TTGGTAATTTAAGGTCCTCACGTGTAACGTCGGTGGCGAGTGGTTTGGTAAAGCGCCGCAATGTCGATTCGTCGACTGTGGGGCCCCGGCTCAGATCGAATTTGGAACCGTCTCTCTAATTAACGGCACGACCACCGTGGGCAGCCTGACCGTCTACACGTGTCAACAGGATTATTGGCTGGTGGGTGAAGGAAAGCAAGAGTGCACTAAAGAGGGCAAGTGGAGTCACGACACACCGTCATGCGAGCGTAAGAattgttttctaaaaattgttaagtaaaaattaatttgccagAAAGACTGAACTGTTTTCTACATAAAGATTAACTTTAtaagttttcagaaaaatttgatataattttaacccggagaagaataaaatttgttttccacgcgaaaaacaaaattttacatttataaaaaaaagaattaataaaggagaaaagaaagtggtaaaataccatttttgaaaataactgaataaatattaatgcgacacaatttttatcaaatttatcaatattaatttgttaatcatAGAGTTCTACCAATCTTATCAGTAAAAGTTTATTAGGTGTATAGaataaacgtaatttacaatttactgaagaaaaaaaaagagatgtacTTGTGAAATAAAAGATGGTGCAATACTAACAATTAATGTCATAAAAGacacttaattataaaaaaatcataaataagtGTCACAAAACAAGGTTTCATGaaccttttataaaattattttattaaaaaaagaaaatttttttttaatttctttgctgctagtaaaattttttttttaatttctttgcaTTATGCAAGGTCCACTTTCACATTTCATAAAGataagtattaatttataaatttgcattttttctgTAGTGATCACATGCGAGGAACCGGAAGTACCCACTGGAGGATACGTAGTAGGATACGACCTGAACGTTCACAGCGTTATCGAATATCACTGCGACGTGGGTTATTTGCTTCATGGCGAAGCGAGACATTCGTGCGGTAAAGACGGCGAATGGACGGGAGAAGTGCCGATTTGCGAATGTGAGTCACCTCTCTCATATCTCTCCCATCGAAACCGCTCGCATGACATAATCATGTTGGATTATTGAAAGTAGAATAATTTAGATCAAGGTCTCGAGCGTTGATTAACTTCGTCCTAAACAAGATTTCCTTCAGAGTAGCTTTGTTAACATATAAGCAAAttcttagaaaaattatttcaattagtaTCAAACGGCAAGTTGTCTTTTTCACTTCATTTCTATACTTGGAAATTACTCGGTGATTATTATTCGGCGTTtaagattctttaattaaaatatattatgcaattttaataaaccatgaattagcattttttttaccaaaaattgaagtaaaaagtttcaaatgttATTACAGgctagtatataatttttacattttgcaaaataaacaaCAATAATCCGGAGCAGAAATAGAACTTCTACGAGaacataatgtaataaataattttcttcacaACTCAATTTATGAACTCGGTAAATTGTTTACCAAATTATTAACTGCAATTATCGCGTATTAGATGTCAACTGTGGCAAGGTTCTTCCGGTTTTGAACGGTGCGGTGGATTATGCGAACGATACGACTCATCTTGGCAGCGAAATCACATACAGCTGTACGAGAAATTATAGGCTGAATGGTGTCTCGAGAAGATACTGCCTCGATAATGGTCAATGGAGCGACGCTACTCCGAAATGCGAGGGTAATTATACAGACAATGAGATTAGAGTAGAAATTAAAATCCGGAATTATGCGACTGAGAGAAAAATGATCGATTCGTCATCAAAATCTGGCTCAATCTTTGCTTACATGTGctcatattcatatttatgtgTTTCTCGTCTTAGAAATCCGTTGTCCGGAGCCCGTGCTGGCCGAACACGGAATACTCTCAGTTACCGGAAACGATCGCATGTACGGTAGGACGTTGATTCGCACGGGAACCGCGGAGAATTCAAATACGGGCGCTACCTCATATAAGATCGGGGCCTTGGCAAAGTACAGATGCGAGAGAGGATATAAGGTGGTCGGAGAACCTTTGTCCACCTGTGAAGAGAACGGAAAGTGGAGCGGCGAAGTGCCGCAATGCATCTGTAAGTATCCCGGATACTTTAATCGCTTTACTGACAAGAAAAAGTACGGGAGTGTCGTCCTCCGACTTTGACAAGTCtctaatatgttgtagtacggatcaaaataaaggacacgtattttttatacgtgcccgttttcagtgataaaaaattaaaaaaatttttttttatttaaaagtccttttattaaattttttaattattattacaaagtaTTCTTAAAGCCATTtcacttttattcagaacatttttttctatttcttataattttgataatatattcgCTTCAAAAGAAGAATATCGATTTTTcctcaaagggatgtttcactaaaagtgaaaacggatataataaaatacgtgtcctttatttttatacgtattacaacatattaaaggctcgacAAAATAGGAGGACGATACTTCCGTACCTCTTCTTGTGAGATATGCACTTTACCGAGTCAGTTGTTTatgcatttataaaaagaacattCTCGATTTGAGAAGatctttattttcgaaatgtaaataatgaaataagattatatataacGTTCAACCtacataacttgcttacatgaagaaacttTATCAAGAAGAATATATtgcattattcaataataattttcacgagagaagaaaaaatatcaaatagaaaataacaatgattttaaataaaaattttttaacacaactgttatcaaaacaaaaatattatgctGTTTAGAtgactattatattaaatataaaatgacatGAGTGACATAGTGTATGACATAAGTGTTCATATTTCAGATGTTGATTGTGGTAAACCGGAGCACATTCAACACGGACGTTACACATTGACATCGAATGCAACGTATTATGGAGCAGCCGCACTTTATGAGTGTGACGGCAATTTCGAGCTAGATGGATTTGCTAGAAGACTGTGTCTTGAAAACGGTACTTGGAGCAGCGATACTCCTGTTTGTCGAGGtacttaattgaaaatatttaacttttcaagagaaaatatagaaaataaaaaagaaaatcgcTTGTTACGTTCAATTGATTTTAAGTTGATTTCAAGGACAAATCTTTTTGATGACATTTTGCCAAATCACCGGAAAttctttggaaattttttacaaaatttgaatgaaATTGGTTAATTATAGCATACTTTACAGAAATACGATGCAGAGATCCGGAGAAAACCGGCGTACTATCGACACAAGTATCGACTCACAGTGTGGGTGGTGTGGCGCACTATAGTTGTCCACGTGGCTTTTATATGGAAGGAAACGAAACTAGGATCTGTTTGCAAAATGGCTCCTGGAGTGGAACAACGCCCGCTTGTTTTTGTAAGGACTTCCAcggatcaatttttttaaatttaaaaaataaataattcgaCAAATCAGTCGAGTGTCTGTGCATGATACCGCatttcacaaatttaataattaatatttttataaaattcttcattatatgaaagaataaaaaatattctgtaaataaGAATTTCAGATGCATTTGTGATATTTTTCTAGCGGTCGATTGTAAGCATCCGGGGCCGATAGAAAACGGTAGGGTGATAGTAGTAAATGGATCGACGACTTATGGAGGAGCTGCAGAGTATCACTGCTTACCACAACATGAAAGAATCGGCATATTTCTAAGGAAGTGCTTAGACACAGGATACTGGAGCGGCGATGAGCCAAAATGCGAATGTAAATATATGACatcgatatatttttttgtaatatatttctaaataatatatcgcatttcaaatataaaaatatttttatggggTCATTGTATCATCAACAAAgaacaatgataaaaaattgcGTCAATCAACAAATAAagcaacttaatttaattaaatttttaagtaaaaatatattttaatcaaatttgtataaaaattaagattaaagagtatcaatttatttattattttcaagtattattattttattataatatttttcttaaactgtCACTTAAATTCTGGTGATTTTTCAGCGAGTGGAAAAGTATCTCTACtacaaaaaatcttaaaatttcatAACTAATTCTTTCCAATTTTccttaaagtattaaaaaatactttcatCAAATATCTATTAGCAACAGattgttagaaataaatatttaatatctctcGGAAACTATTTATCTCAATGACACAAAGAAATAAATCGGAAAAGATTAAGAATGTcggaaataaaacatttgcCACGTGTAGGTATTGTTATTTTTTCaggataataaaaattctttatagtttttccAGGGAGGGGGAATTTTCATAGATGCTTCTGAAACACTAATAATACGTATTCTGACTTTATGACTGTTTCAAATCTGAcaaatatgcggcgcgcagtcaAATAAGTGGGAGATagcgaaaattattattcagcactaaaAATTGTTGCGGGGTCTGTTAACCTTATGTTTGTCACTTGTGTTGCAGTGGCCGCGAATGAGGTGGCGGAACCTCAAGGTGTCGGTACGAGCGTTGGCATCGGAGCTGGCgtcattatctttatattaattattctcgGACTAGTCTATCTTTGGCTGTGAGTACCTTTTAAGATGATAAGCtcatttcttttcaatttttaagtacatttacaaattaaattgtattcgCAGACGAAAAGCTACGCCGGTGAAGAACACCGAGAACGTCCAAGCCGCAGAACGGAAAGAGGATCAAAACGCCGCCGTCATGTCTTACGCGACGTTGAACGACGGCACGCATAACACCATGTACGAAAACGTTCCTGAGGATGGTCTCTACGATAATCCATATAGCTTAGGTGGTAGCGCGTATAGGTAAGTCACAACTATGCGAAAAATGAGAGATAAACGATTAACGAACATATGACAGACGAACAAAGACTTGTTCGTCAAGTTTTGattagaagtttttaattaattgcagaTTTATCCAAacattctttcttctttttttctttcaaaaatttatgacTACGAGTATCAGCCTTAGGCTTCAGGAttgatattttgaagaatttattttaaaaaaaaagttacttctAAACTTGTTTAAttctttccataaaaaatttactacCTATTTGTATTTTCcgttttttgtttaattcttgtATTGGAAAAAAGTTCATGATGTGACACTATTGATAAACTGATTCTGAGACATGTATAAATAgatttgtttggtttttgtaggaaacGCTTCAATTATAtacctatatttatatttgattaagtataaagactttaatttaccagataattattttaaaaaaggataaTCATCCAGATTGAAAAATGAAGATGTAGAAAATGTAGAAAGAATTTTTAGATTATCAACAACATTTgtctttttcttaattattaagtaaatcagattaaataaacaagacggaaaaataaacaaaattgatatcgttttgtatgaataatatatatgttcGCAACAGATACGGCGGCCATCCGAGAAGAGTGTACGGAAGATCCGGACATTACGAGGCCGAGCCAATTCCCAACAGAAACGGTATTACCATTAACGGCGTGTCTGTGCGATAGCTCGTAATTCCATCGGCTTTCTTCATCTTCGTCCATGTTGGGAATCGCGCGGAAAATCTGTCGCTCTTGAGTGACTTTCGCCCGTGATTTCCGTCGTTTTCGAAAAGTGTACAGAAAATACCGAAGAACTTGttgtcattatttatattatcgcCTGTTGAAGGCACGATAGTACTTGTAAATAATTTGCGAGaaaaagggggggggagaagaGACGTGCGAAAGTTGCGTACCGACGTCATTTTCTTCTCTGAGGATCAACTATTTTGTATGATTCTGTATATACGATGTATCAATCATTTAGATTCATTACATTTACGTAGACTCTAAGCGATATGTTGTAGCGTAAGTTTACGATTGTGCGAATAAAGAAACCAGTGCTCTTGTTGTACTTCATCCTTTgtcatattatttcaattacttttttcatcaaagttaatttttcgaaaatttctttgtttactAACGCTGTCTCGGAATTTGCTGGATCtagatttactaaaaaatttaacatcaTACAATTCAATCCATTTTTCGATTAACAATTCGGGAGAGTTCAAATCTCCCGTTTAACCTTATCCTGCGCAGGATATTTGGAAAgccttaaaatataattaaaaaaattgatttacgaCTCACCAgtccgatgcgcaacgagcggagtaatcagccacgaagctacggagattactgtaacacacaaacataagatttaaaaattaaaattgcgctcaaaataatcaatatttcaaaagttagTTTTTATCCACACAAAGAAGCATTTCTTTaaggtaaaaaatatttgtttgactcaaagaaaatttttgcactgctatatagttaaaaaaattttctttggctTGAAGACATTtgttgattaaataattatttgtttgaattaaacaaataatataaactaataatttatttactcttaaaaaagctaataacgtcatttcttaaaatcaaataaatttttattttccgcaaaaatatttttattttaacttaaaagaactatgttaaagaaacaatttcatcaattaaaatattttt
The Solenopsis invicta isolate M01_SB chromosome 16, UNIL_Sinv_3.0, whole genome shotgun sequence genome window above contains:
- the LOC105196116 gene encoding sushi, von Willebrand factor type A, EGF and pentraxin domain-containing protein 1 — translated: MILVYGIILPLVGSLAYAQELKCGHPAVPMNAKVSLSDESLRPGTVAKYTCDAGYELFGTGSLVCSPRGKWQGDLPFCGTNVGFRKPANQSTTVRGGNANHGNDGDFSTEHDGKRCTETQSEPSPWWRVDLLKPYSVKVVRVTTRGCCGHQPLQDIEIRVGNSSAELQRNPLCAWFPGTIEEGITKTFICARALVGQYVFLQLVGVEGSLSLCEVEVFATDEFSVDRCAHAGTPADADLTAFNSTCYEFVVKKGGSFQEARNYCKGRGGDLVHGFKGISSIFILNNLERRKDKLKTQLVWIGAQKEPQITARTWRWVDGDIVQKPSWGKDQPNNYNGEQNCVVLDGGRGWLWNDVGCNLDYLHWICQSKPPTCGSPEKSENTIIVGSKRTIGSTIDYVCPDGYMLVGSKSRMCEPSGFWSSDVPTCKFVDCGALPNLENGAITLLDNRTTHGALADYTCKENYTLKGDSRRRCGDGGIWSGHEPQCLFDWCPEPPEVNGSVVTTNGKRVGSTATYSCQNGFILFGDNVLTCNVGGEWFGKAPQCRFVDCGAPAQIEFGTVSLINGTTTVGSLTVYTCQQDYWLVGEGKQECTKEGKWSHDTPSCELITCEEPEVPTGGYVVGYDLNVHSVIEYHCDVGYLLHGEARHSCGKDGEWTGEVPICEYVNCGKVLPVLNGAVDYANDTTHLGSEITYSCTRNYRLNGVSRRYCLDNGQWSDATPKCEEIRCPEPVLAEHGILSVTGNDRMYGRTLIRTGTAENSNTGATSYKIGALAKYRCERGYKVVGEPLSTCEENGKWSGEVPQCIYVDCGKPEHIQHGRYTLTSNATYYGAAALYECDGNFELDGFARRLCLENGTWSSDTPVCREIRCRDPEKTGVLSTQVSTHSVGGVAHYSCPRGFYMEGNETRICLQNGSWSGTTPACFSVDCKHPGPIENGRVIVVNGSTTYGGAAEYHCLPQHERIGIFLRKCLDTGYWSGDEPKCELAANEVAEPQGVGTSVGIGAGVIIFILIILGLVYLWLRKATPVKNTENVQAAERKEDQNAAVMSYATLNDGTHNTMYENVPEDGLYDNPYSLGGSAYRYGGHPRRVYGRSGHYEAEPIPNRNGITINGVSVR